In the Bifidobacterium catenulatum PV20-2 genome, one interval contains:
- a CDS encoding ABC transporter permease has protein sequence MNTCKAAMRILKARKLYVIIYLVLIGTMMFSISWQIMRGSSTAGASTYEPKSARIAVIDRDNDADHVAESLRSYLALDGEMVDIDDDSVSLQQAVASNYVDLIAIVPEGFAEHYLQYVDGGTDAQPTIDTVVSYASGAGSLAQLEVNEFLSLTRTSYLGLPQSQRELGTAMTTVLDVANDDTKQSHIAVVSSSFEDESTAMLGTSAFAGTIKTGLYPLLLVMPICTFLVVSTFNDSEIRRRLYSSPARTVSLESQQMLTCGAFGLLVCVAYIAVTFLLMMLAGVSFDGLTIINVGLAFVSLLTYTFMAIACGFLLGSTGFNEMATNGFANVFALLVMFTSGMAFPVDMMPDPMILIGKLLPGWWLCSSIDYAFGLGTASSHGVDYGMWACDTGLVALFAAAFICLGLALGRIHRARPTLASPATTQLVR, from the coding sequence ATGAACACCTGTAAAGCCGCGATGCGCATTCTCAAGGCGCGCAAATTGTATGTGATCATCTATTTGGTGCTGATCGGCACGATGATGTTCTCAATCAGCTGGCAGATCATGCGAGGCTCCTCAACTGCCGGAGCGTCGACGTATGAGCCGAAATCAGCCCGCATCGCAGTGATCGACCGTGATAATGACGCTGACCATGTGGCGGAATCGTTGCGTTCCTATCTCGCCTTGGATGGTGAGATGGTCGACATTGACGACGATTCCGTATCATTGCAGCAGGCTGTCGCATCGAATTATGTTGATTTGATTGCGATTGTTCCAGAAGGTTTCGCCGAGCACTATTTACAGTACGTGGACGGCGGCACGGATGCGCAGCCAACCATCGATACCGTGGTCAGCTATGCTTCCGGGGCTGGATCCTTGGCCCAGCTGGAAGTCAACGAATTCCTTTCTTTGACGCGTACCTCCTATCTTGGTCTGCCGCAATCGCAACGCGAACTCGGCACCGCCATGACAACGGTGTTGGATGTTGCCAACGACGATACGAAACAATCACATATCGCCGTGGTGTCTTCGTCTTTCGAAGATGAAAGCACAGCCATGCTGGGTACGTCGGCATTCGCAGGCACGATCAAAACCGGCCTGTATCCGCTGCTGCTGGTCATGCCGATATGCACGTTCCTGGTGGTCAGCACGTTCAACGACAGCGAGATCAGGCGCAGACTCTACTCGTCGCCCGCACGCACGGTATCGTTGGAATCGCAGCAAATGTTGACATGCGGAGCGTTCGGTCTGCTGGTATGCGTGGCCTACATTGCGGTGACGTTTCTGCTGATGATGTTGGCCGGAGTCTCCTTTGACGGGCTCACCATCATAAATGTCGGACTGGCATTCGTGTCGCTGCTGACTTACACGTTCATGGCGATCGCATGCGGCTTTCTGCTGGGATCGACAGGCTTCAACGAAATGGCTACGAATGGCTTCGCCAACGTGTTCGCTCTGCTGGTCATGTTCACGTCCGGCATGGCGTTCCCCGTTGATATGATGCCCGACCCAATGATCCTCATCGGCAAACTGCTGCCAGGATGGTGGCTTTGCTCGTCGATAGATTATGCGTTCGGGCTTGGCACGGCTTCCTCGCATGGCGTGGACTACGGCATGTGGGCATGCGATACCGGCTTGGTGGCGTTGTTCGCAGCGGCGTTCATCTGCCTTGGTCTGGCATTGGGACGTATCCACCGTGCGCGCCCGACGTTGGCCTCGCCCGCCACCACCCAACTGGTGCGATAA